The Thalassotalea sp. HSM 43 genome window below encodes:
- a CDS encoding ABC transporter ATP-binding protein: protein MAKHNILTVNNLVKHYGQVKAVDGINFNVEQGMCFGLLGPNGAGKTTTIEIMEGILTADSGDVVINSDSDKPFNELIGIQFQHTALQDFLTVRETLNLFASFYEQHLAIEELLELCQLNEFIDRDSRLLSGGQRQRLLLALALINDPKIVFLDEPTTGLDPHSRRQFWQLIKRIKGQGKTVILTTHYMDEAEQLCDQIAIMDQGKIIEQGAPQALLDRHFQQVFMYLPLDNVSTQIIDVNQWQIRDNRVEIKSTDVEQTVSQLLALAIPLTGLHIKSANLDDLFLKLTGHSLGGEYD, encoded by the coding sequence ATGGCGAAACATAACATACTGACGGTAAATAATCTGGTTAAACACTACGGTCAGGTCAAAGCGGTCGATGGCATTAATTTTAACGTTGAACAAGGCATGTGCTTTGGTTTACTTGGCCCAAATGGCGCCGGAAAAACCACCACCATTGAAATTATGGAAGGTATATTGACCGCAGATTCTGGCGATGTGGTGATTAACAGTGATAGCGATAAACCGTTTAATGAGCTTATTGGTATTCAGTTTCAACATACAGCGTTACAGGATTTTTTAACGGTCCGTGAAACATTAAATTTGTTTGCCAGTTTTTATGAACAGCACTTAGCCATTGAAGAGCTATTAGAGCTCTGTCAGCTCAATGAGTTTATCGACAGAGACAGTCGCTTACTGTCTGGTGGTCAACGGCAACGCTTGTTATTGGCGCTAGCACTGATTAATGATCCAAAGATAGTCTTTCTTGATGAACCAACAACCGGTCTAGATCCGCATTCAAGACGGCAGTTTTGGCAGCTAATAAAACGCATTAAAGGGCAAGGTAAAACGGTGATTTTAACCACCCACTACATGGATGAGGCTGAGCAATTATGCGATCAAATAGCGATTATGGATCAAGGTAAAATCATAGAGCAAGGGGCACCGCAAGCGCTGCTTGATAGGCACTTCCAACAAGTGTTTATGTACTTGCCTTTAGATAATGTCAGCACTCAAATTATCGACGTAAATCAGTGGCAGATTCGCGATAATCGGGTTGAGATAAAGTCCACCGACGTTGAACAAACCGTATCACAATTGTTGGCTTTAGCTATCCCGCTTACGGGCTTGCACATAAAGTCGGCCAACCTCGATGATTTATTTTTAAAACTCACCGGCCATAGCCTTGGAGGCGAATATGATTAA